In Synechococcus sp. CC9616, the following are encoded in one genomic region:
- the murC gene encoding UDP-N-acetylmuramate--L-alanine ligase, with protein sequence MSRTLDSRQRVHFIGVGGIGMSALAIILAKRSHSVSGSDSRENTTVQQLRDQGVRVFSKQTAETIQTLVDEDKTSPIVVISTAIPETNPELKKARSIGLDIWHRSDLLAALMELQPSIAVAGSHGKTTTSTLTTTLLHAAGEDPTAIIGGIVPCLGSNGHFGEGRLLIAEADESDGSLVKFQPSLGVITNLELDHTDHYKGLDDLIATLQRFGKGCDRLLANADDPILREHFQANAWWSVKRRDDVDFAAIPHQLDGDRCLATFYEHGKALGEFTLPMPGLHNLSNATAALAACRLEGIPFETLQRGLTVLQTPGRRFDHRGTWNGRHIVDDYAHHPSEVKATLEMAKLMVKSGRSPLPSAPQRVVAVFQPHRYSRTSEFLQEFAKALVNCDVLLLAPIYSAGESPLEGVSSHALAHQIRQLKPDLPVKVADALDELVEQVKSESLADDLVLAMGAGDVNSLWQRLVRSEQSNLATTVVAV encoded by the coding sequence TTGTCACGCACTCTCGATTCCCGCCAAAGGGTTCACTTCATCGGTGTCGGCGGTATCGGGATGTCTGCTTTGGCAATCATCCTTGCCAAACGTAGCCATTCAGTCAGTGGTTCCGACTCCCGAGAGAACACCACTGTTCAACAACTAAGAGACCAGGGCGTCAGGGTTTTTTCAAAGCAGACTGCTGAGACAATTCAGACGCTTGTCGACGAGGACAAAACGTCTCCAATTGTCGTGATCAGCACGGCAATTCCGGAAACAAATCCTGAACTGAAGAAAGCACGCTCGATCGGGCTCGACATCTGGCATCGCTCCGATCTGCTGGCCGCTCTGATGGAGCTGCAACCCTCCATTGCTGTCGCTGGCAGTCATGGAAAAACCACAACCAGCACCCTGACCACAACACTCCTTCATGCAGCCGGGGAGGACCCAACCGCCATCATTGGCGGAATCGTGCCCTGCCTTGGCAGCAACGGGCATTTTGGAGAAGGACGACTCCTGATTGCAGAGGCCGATGAGTCGGATGGCTCGTTAGTGAAATTTCAACCGTCCCTCGGGGTGATCACCAACCTTGAACTGGATCACACCGACCACTACAAGGGGCTCGACGATCTCATTGCAACCCTCCAGCGTTTTGGCAAGGGATGCGATCGGCTCCTGGCCAACGCAGACGATCCCATCCTTCGAGAACACTTTCAAGCCAACGCCTGGTGGTCAGTGAAGCGACGTGATGATGTCGATTTCGCAGCCATCCCACATCAGCTTGATGGCGATCGCTGCTTGGCGACGTTCTATGAGCACGGCAAAGCCCTTGGCGAATTCACATTGCCAATGCCAGGTCTTCACAACCTGAGCAATGCAACAGCCGCCTTGGCGGCCTGCCGACTGGAAGGCATTCCATTCGAAACCCTGCAACGCGGTCTCACGGTGCTGCAGACACCGGGCCGTCGCTTTGACCATCGAGGCACCTGGAATGGACGCCACATCGTTGATGACTATGCACATCACCCCAGTGAAGTGAAGGCCACGCTCGAGATGGCCAAGCTGATGGTGAAGAGCGGCCGCAGCCCTCTCCCCAGCGCACCTCAACGTGTGGTCGCCGTCTTTCAACCGCATCGCTACTCACGAACAAGTGAGTTCCTGCAGGAGTTCGCCAAAGCACTCGTCAACTGCGATGTCTTACTGCTGGCACCGATCTATTCGGCTGGAGAATCCCCTCTCGAGGGCGTCAGCAGTCACGCCCTCGCCCATCAGATTCGTCAACTGAAACCGGATCTGCCGGTCAAGGTTGCCGACGCCCTTGATGAGCTGGTTGAGCAGGTTAAGAGCGAAAGTCTTGCTGACGATCTCGTGCTCGCGATGGGTGCCGGCGATGTCAACAGCCTTTGGCAAAGGCTGGTGCGCAGTGAGCAATCCAACCTAGCCACCACTGTGGTAGCGGTTTGA
- a CDS encoding YbaB/EbfC family nucleoid-associated protein produces the protein MAGFGLPNFGQLTEAFRKAQQIQQDAQKLQEELDGMEIEGSSEDGRATIWLSGNQQPLRVRLDPELLSQGQDVCETATLQALQAAYEASTTTMKERMEDLTGGLNLNLPGMGG, from the coding sequence ATGGCAGGGTTCGGACTCCCCAATTTCGGCCAACTCACCGAAGCATTCCGCAAAGCCCAGCAGATCCAGCAGGACGCCCAGAAACTGCAGGAGGAGTTGGATGGCATGGAAATCGAGGGCAGCAGCGAGGATGGCCGCGCAACCATCTGGCTTTCAGGCAACCAACAGCCCCTGCGCGTTCGACTCGATCCTGAGCTGCTGAGCCAGGGTCAGGACGTTTGTGAAACCGCGACACTGCAGGCCCTGCAAGCCGCCTACGAAGCCTCCACCACAACTATGAAGGAACGGATGGAGGATCTCACCGGCGGCCTGAACCTCAATCTCCCCGGGATGGGCGGCTAG
- the dnaJ gene encoding molecular chaperone DnaJ: MADYYDLLGVSRDADADTLKRAYRRLARQYHPDINKEPGAEDRFKEIGRAYEVLNDPQTRARYDQFGEAGIGGAAGGPDMGDMGGFADLFETFFSGFGGAAGGGRPRRRGPQQGDDLRYDLTISFEQAVFGEEQEIKIPHLETCETCGGSGAKPGSGPTTCGTCGGAGQVRRATRTPFGSFTQVAECPNCNGTGQVIADPCGACGGQGVHQVRKKLRINIPAGVDTGTRLRVSGEGNAGPRGGPSGDLYVFLTVKPHPRLQRDGLNVLSEVKVSYLQAILGDSIEVDTVDGSSELELPSGTQPGAVLTMPNKGIPKLGNPVARGDQKVTVTVQLPGRLSDAERRLLEQLAGHHSARGKQHHHHNSGLFARLFGQK, translated from the coding sequence ATGGCTGATTACTACGACCTTCTAGGCGTTTCCCGCGATGCTGATGCCGACACTCTGAAGCGGGCTTATCGGCGCCTGGCTCGTCAGTACCACCCGGATATCAATAAGGAACCTGGCGCTGAGGACCGTTTCAAGGAAATAGGTCGTGCTTACGAAGTGCTCAACGATCCCCAGACCAGGGCGCGTTACGACCAGTTCGGAGAGGCCGGTATCGGCGGTGCCGCCGGCGGCCCGGACATGGGTGACATGGGGGGATTCGCTGATCTCTTTGAAACCTTCTTCAGCGGTTTCGGAGGTGCTGCTGGCGGTGGTCGTCCACGCCGGCGTGGTCCCCAGCAGGGGGACGATCTTCGCTATGACCTCACCATCAGTTTTGAGCAGGCCGTCTTCGGCGAAGAGCAGGAAATCAAGATTCCCCATCTGGAGACCTGTGAAACCTGTGGCGGCAGCGGTGCCAAGCCAGGCAGCGGACCCACCACCTGTGGGACGTGTGGCGGAGCTGGACAGGTCCGCCGCGCCACCCGCACCCCCTTCGGCAGTTTCACCCAGGTAGCCGAATGTCCGAACTGCAATGGCACGGGTCAGGTGATTGCCGATCCCTGTGGTGCTTGCGGTGGTCAGGGTGTCCACCAGGTGCGCAAGAAACTGCGCATCAACATTCCTGCCGGCGTTGATACAGGCACTCGTCTAAGGGTCTCCGGTGAAGGAAATGCTGGTCCAAGGGGTGGTCCCTCCGGCGATCTCTACGTGTTTCTCACCGTCAAACCCCACCCACGGTTGCAGCGCGATGGCCTCAATGTCCTCTCTGAAGTGAAGGTGAGCTACCTCCAGGCCATCCTGGGCGATTCGATCGAAGTCGATACGGTCGATGGATCCTCGGAACTTGAGCTTCCATCCGGCACCCAGCCTGGGGCCGTGCTCACCATGCCCAACAAGGGAATTCCCAAGCTCGGAAATCCTGTTGCCCGAGGGGATCAGAAAGTCACAGTTACGGTTCAGCTGCCTGGTCGCCTCTCCGATGCGGAGAGACGACTCCTGGAGCAACTCGCCGGCCACCACTCTGCCCGTGGCAAACAGCACCATCACCACAACAGCGGTCTTTTTGCTCGCTTGTTCGGCCAAAAGTGA
- a CDS encoding sulfurtransferase TusA family protein gives MAARSLDLRGTPCPVNFIRCRLALESMQTGERLDVQLDRGEPEEMVVPGLRDEGHLVETTMVEPSWVALTVICGG, from the coding sequence ATGGCTGCCCGTTCCCTGGACCTGAGGGGCACCCCCTGTCCGGTGAATTTCATCCGTTGTCGGCTGGCTCTTGAATCGATGCAGACCGGAGAGCGTCTCGACGTTCAGCTCGATCGCGGCGAACCCGAGGAGATGGTTGTTCCGGGTTTGCGAGACGAGGGTCATTTGGTTGAGACCACCATGGTTGAGCCGTCCTGGGTTGCCCTGACGGTGATCTGCGGAGGCTGA
- the gap gene encoding type I glyceraldehyde-3-phosphate dehydrogenase has protein sequence MTLRVAINGFGRIGRNVMRGWISRGNDTGLEIVGMNSTSDPKTSAHLLTYDSILGKLDPSVKIETTDDTMVVNGKEVKFFADRNPLNCPWKDWGVDLVIESTGVFNTDEKASLHLEAGASKVILTAPGKGPGVGTFVVGVNDDQYRHEDWKILSNASCTTNCLAPIVKVLDQNFGLDWGLMTTIHSYTGDQRILDNSHRDLRRARAAALNMVPTTTGAAKAVALVYPEVKGKLTGFAMRVPTPNVSAVDLTFGPSRPTSVDEVKAVIKAASENGMKGIIKYSDLPLVSTDYAGTNESTIFDADLTYSMGDKAVKILAWYDNEWGYSQRVVDLAEVVARNWK, from the coding sequence ATGACCCTGCGCGTTGCGATCAATGGATTTGGCCGGATTGGTCGCAACGTGATGCGGGGTTGGATCAGCCGTGGGAATGACACCGGCCTGGAAATCGTGGGGATGAACTCCACATCCGATCCGAAGACCAGTGCCCATCTGCTCACCTACGACTCGATTCTCGGCAAACTCGATCCCAGCGTGAAGATCGAGACCACCGACGACACGATGGTGGTGAATGGCAAGGAAGTAAAATTCTTCGCCGATCGCAACCCTCTCAACTGCCCATGGAAGGACTGGGGCGTTGACCTGGTCATCGAGTCGACAGGTGTGTTCAACACCGATGAGAAGGCCAGCCTCCACCTTGAAGCTGGTGCAAGCAAGGTGATCCTGACGGCGCCCGGCAAAGGCCCTGGTGTCGGAACCTTTGTTGTCGGTGTCAATGATGATCAATACCGGCATGAGGACTGGAAGATCCTGTCCAACGCCAGCTGCACCACCAACTGCCTCGCTCCGATCGTCAAGGTTCTCGATCAGAACTTCGGGCTTGACTGGGGTCTGATGACCACCATCCACAGCTACACAGGCGACCAGCGAATTCTCGACAACAGTCACAGGGATCTGCGTCGCGCCCGTGCAGCCGCCCTCAACATGGTTCCGACAACCACCGGTGCTGCAAAGGCCGTTGCTCTGGTTTACCCGGAGGTGAAGGGCAAGCTCACAGGTTTCGCCATGCGCGTTCCAACTCCCAACGTCTCCGCCGTCGACCTCACCTTCGGTCCTTCCCGCCCCACCAGCGTTGATGAGGTGAAAGCAGTGATCAAGGCCGCTTCCGAGAACGGCATGAAGGGCATCATCAAGTACAGCGACCTTCCCCTGGTGTCCACCGACTACGCAGGAACCAACGAATCCACCATCTTCGATGCGGATCTCACCTATTCCATGGGAGACAAGGCCGTGAAAATCCTTGCCTGGTATGACAACGAGTGGGGTTACAGCCAGCGCGTGGTTGACCTGGCTGAAGTGGTCGCCCGTAACTGGAAGTGA
- the rsgA gene encoding ribosome small subunit-dependent GTPase A, with translation MSALPGTVVALQANYLEVELDAAPRGIPRRLLCTRRTRLNHQGAAVYVGDRVHLEAVDAQQARAVVSGVDPRSSWLSRPPVANVTSVLVALAVDQPNFDPDQASRFLLTAERTGLSVQLLLTKCDLISCEQQEEYRVRLGGWGYEPLLLSSQTGEGISALKERLLRTSLSVVCGPSGVGKSSALNRLMPQLSLRVGSVSGRLQRGRHTTRHVELFPLVDGVRVADTPGFNRPDLPDDPRELALLFPELRQQLQEWPCRFRDCLHRGEPGCGVQTDWERYSFYLRTLEAMAGSSRPSRGD, from the coding sequence TTGTCTGCCTTGCCCGGCACGGTGGTGGCGCTTCAGGCGAACTATCTGGAGGTTGAGCTTGATGCGGCCCCGCGGGGAATTCCCAGGCGTTTGCTCTGCACGCGGCGTACCCGACTGAACCATCAGGGCGCTGCGGTGTATGTCGGTGATCGCGTCCATCTCGAGGCCGTTGATGCCCAGCAGGCCCGCGCCGTGGTGTCGGGTGTTGACCCCCGCAGCAGCTGGCTTTCCCGCCCTCCTGTGGCCAACGTCACTTCGGTGCTGGTGGCTCTGGCTGTGGATCAGCCCAATTTTGATCCTGATCAAGCCAGTCGTTTTCTGCTGACAGCGGAGCGCACCGGTCTGTCCGTTCAGCTTCTGCTGACCAAGTGCGATCTGATCTCTTGCGAGCAGCAAGAGGAGTACAGGGTTCGCCTGGGGGGGTGGGGCTATGAACCGCTTCTGCTGTCCAGCCAAACCGGTGAAGGCATCAGTGCACTGAAAGAGCGATTGCTCCGAACATCTCTTTCTGTTGTTTGCGGACCATCCGGCGTGGGCAAGAGCAGTGCCCTCAACAGACTCATGCCCCAGCTGAGCCTTCGCGTCGGTTCAGTGTCAGGACGGCTGCAGCGAGGTCGACACACCACGCGACATGTGGAACTGTTCCCTCTGGTGGATGGTGTGCGGGTGGCGGATACACCAGGGTTCAATCGCCCTGACCTCCCGGACGACCCTCGAGAGCTGGCACTCCTGTTTCCGGAACTTCGTCAGCAGCTTCAGGAGTGGCCCTGTCGCTTCCGCGATTGCTTGCACCGTGGTGAGCCTGGCTGCGGGGTCCAGACGGATTGGGAGCGCTACAGCTTTTATCTCAGAACTCTCGAAGCAATGGCTGGATCTAGCCGCCCATCCCGGGGAGATTGA
- the murB gene encoding UDP-N-acetylmuramate dehydrogenase has protein sequence MPALQPRCQVPLSEFTTWRVGGPAEWLAEPTSIEEVTDWLNWANKQGLPCRVIGAGSNLLIHDKGLGGLTICLRRLQGVELDQQTGVVNALAGEPIPSLARKVAQSGLRGLTWAVGIPGTVGGAAVMNAGAQGGSTQEWLDSVQVVSLRGGDPFELSRQDLDFDYRHSRLQQEPLLVLSARFHLEPGHDPRELRRITSGNLSKRTSTQPYTQPSCGSVFRNPEPLKAGRLIEGLGLKGTRIGGAEVSTLHANFIVNSGGATADDIDQLIKLVQERVRSHHDLSLHPEVKRLGFALAT, from the coding sequence ATGCCAGCGCTCCAACCCCGTTGCCAGGTCCCACTCTCCGAATTCACCACATGGAGAGTCGGCGGCCCGGCCGAGTGGTTGGCAGAACCCACCAGCATCGAGGAGGTGACTGACTGGTTGAACTGGGCGAACAAGCAAGGGCTTCCTTGCCGCGTCATCGGTGCTGGATCCAATCTGCTGATTCACGACAAGGGACTGGGCGGCCTCACCATTTGTCTGCGTCGGCTCCAAGGGGTCGAACTTGATCAGCAGACAGGAGTTGTAAACGCTCTCGCTGGAGAACCGATCCCATCCCTGGCCCGCAAAGTCGCTCAATCCGGACTGCGCGGGTTGACCTGGGCTGTGGGAATCCCTGGAACCGTGGGTGGAGCTGCGGTGATGAACGCCGGAGCACAAGGGGGAAGTACCCAGGAATGGCTTGATTCCGTGCAGGTTGTGTCTCTTCGAGGTGGAGATCCGTTCGAACTCAGTCGCCAGGACCTTGACTTCGACTACCGCCACAGCCGCCTGCAGCAGGAACCGCTGCTTGTGTTGTCCGCCCGGTTCCATCTGGAACCAGGCCATGACCCTCGGGAACTGCGTCGGATCACAAGCGGCAATCTCAGCAAACGGACCAGCACTCAGCCCTACACACAACCGAGCTGCGGCAGCGTTTTCCGCAATCCTGAGCCGTTGAAGGCCGGTCGCCTAATCGAAGGACTCGGGCTGAAAGGCACGCGAATCGGTGGAGCAGAGGTGTCCACACTGCATGCCAACTTCATCGTCAACAGTGGTGGCGCAACGGCCGACGACATCGACCAGCTGATCAAGTTGGTCCAGGAACGCGTCAGGTCACACCACGATCTGTCGCTGCATCCTGAAGTGAAGCGCCTTGGCTTTGCTTTAGCGACTTAG
- the thiL gene encoding thiamine-phosphate kinase has protein sequence MSETLADLGEAELLRRLSHFAPAGQLDDDTACLTADPRPLLVNTDVLVDGIHFSEATTDPTDVGWRAVAANLSDLAASGAETVEGVTVALVAPGNTPWDWVNGVYQGMSEALHRHGGVLLGGDCSDGAQRLLSISALGRLGSLHLHRSQARPGDVLVVSGPHGLSRLGLALLQNDPAVTSQSIPESLRKQAVQQHRRPSPRFDALQALVRSKPKSLPWRAGGTDSSDGLLAAVEGLCKSSACGAVLDRAQLPRPQNWPMGSPWDHWCLAGGEDFELVLSLPPEWVSPWLELVPGAQRIGNISSDPVGVRWSDDQSVIHSHGFAHYGNP, from the coding sequence ATGAGCGAGACCCTGGCGGATCTCGGCGAAGCTGAGCTGCTCAGGCGGTTGTCGCACTTCGCTCCTGCCGGTCAACTGGACGACGACACGGCCTGTCTCACCGCGGACCCGAGGCCGCTCCTCGTGAACACCGATGTGTTGGTGGACGGCATCCATTTCAGTGAAGCAACAACGGATCCAACTGATGTGGGCTGGCGTGCCGTGGCTGCCAATTTGTCCGATCTGGCCGCCAGCGGTGCTGAGACCGTCGAGGGAGTCACCGTGGCCCTTGTCGCCCCTGGAAACACGCCATGGGATTGGGTGAATGGGGTTTATCAAGGCATGTCAGAAGCCCTCCACCGCCATGGCGGTGTTCTGTTGGGAGGGGACTGCTCCGATGGGGCACAACGACTGCTCTCCATCAGCGCTCTGGGGCGGCTCGGTTCCCTGCATTTGCATCGCAGTCAGGCAAGGCCCGGAGACGTTCTGGTTGTGAGTGGACCGCATGGCCTCAGCCGATTGGGCCTTGCGTTGCTGCAAAACGATCCTGCTGTGACATCGCAATCGATTCCAGAGAGCCTCAGGAAACAGGCCGTCCAGCAGCATCGGCGACCCAGTCCTCGCTTTGATGCCTTGCAGGCACTCGTGCGAAGCAAACCAAAAAGCCTGCCCTGGCGAGCGGGGGGAACCGACAGCAGCGACGGGCTCTTAGCCGCCGTTGAGGGACTGTGCAAAAGCAGTGCCTGCGGAGCCGTGCTGGACCGCGCTCAACTGCCGCGGCCGCAGAACTGGCCAATGGGATCGCCCTGGGATCACTGGTGCCTGGCAGGTGGTGAGGATTTCGAGCTGGTTCTGAGCCTGCCGCCGGAATGGGTGAGCCCCTGGCTAGAGCTTGTTCCAGGTGCTCAGCGCATCGGAAACATCAGCAGCGATCCCGTTGGAGTGCGATGGAGTGACGACCAGTCCGTGATTCACAGCCATGGTTTCGCGCACTACGGCAATCCCTAA
- the efp gene encoding elongation factor P yields the protein MISSNDFRTGTTIELDGAVWRVVEFLHVKPGKGSAFVRTKLKAVKTGNVVEKTFRAGEMIPQALLEKSSLQHTYMEGEDYVFMDMGTYEETRLSADQIGDSRKYLKEGMEVNVVSWNDKPLEVELPNSVVLEIKETDPGVKGDTATGGTKPAILETGAQVMVPLFLSIGEKIKVDTRNDSYLGREN from the coding sequence ATGATCTCCAGCAACGACTTTCGCACCGGCACCACGATCGAACTCGATGGTGCCGTCTGGCGAGTGGTCGAGTTTCTGCATGTCAAACCAGGCAAGGGCTCAGCCTTCGTGCGCACCAAACTCAAGGCTGTCAAAACGGGCAACGTGGTTGAGAAAACATTTCGCGCCGGCGAGATGATTCCTCAGGCCTTGCTCGAGAAGTCATCGCTTCAGCACACCTATATGGAGGGCGAGGACTACGTCTTCATGGATATGGGGACGTATGAAGAGACGCGTCTCAGTGCTGACCAGATCGGTGACAGCCGCAAATATCTCAAGGAAGGGATGGAGGTGAATGTCGTCTCCTGGAACGACAAGCCCCTTGAGGTGGAGCTGCCTAACTCCGTTGTTCTCGAGATCAAGGAAACCGACCCCGGCGTGAAAGGCGACACCGCAACGGGCGGGACCAAGCCCGCGATTCTTGAGACTGGTGCACAGGTGATGGTGCCCTTGTTCCTTTCAATCGGCGAGAAGATCAAGGTTGATACCCGTAATGACTCTTACCTCGGCCGAGAGAACTGA
- the accB gene encoding acetyl-CoA carboxylase biotin carboxyl carrier protein, whose product MQLDHDQLHRLLEVLADSDIQEFRLEGDDFRLEVRRNLPTQTVMAPVMSAPLPAAEQAPAADPAATGNPPPAATASRSDLLDITAPMVGTFYRAPAPGEDAFVEVGNRINVGQTVCILEAMKLMNELEAEVSGEVVEILVDNGTPVEFGQVLMRVRPA is encoded by the coding sequence ATGCAGCTCGATCACGATCAATTGCACCGTCTGCTTGAGGTGCTTGCCGACAGCGACATCCAGGAGTTTCGGCTCGAGGGGGATGACTTCCGTCTTGAAGTGAGGCGAAATCTGCCGACCCAGACTGTGATGGCGCCTGTGATGTCTGCGCCTCTTCCAGCCGCCGAACAAGCCCCGGCCGCCGATCCCGCTGCTACAGGCAACCCCCCCCCTGCTGCCACGGCCAGTCGCAGTGACCTTCTGGACATCACTGCACCAATGGTTGGAACCTTTTACCGGGCACCCGCTCCGGGAGAGGATGCTTTTGTCGAGGTCGGCAATCGCATCAATGTCGGTCAGACGGTGTGCATCCTCGAGGCCATGAAGCTGATGAACGAACTGGAGGCCGAAGTCAGTGGTGAAGTGGTGGAGATTCTCGTGGACAACGGCACACCCGTTGAATTCGGTCAGGTGTTGATGCGGGTGCGCCCTGCCTGA
- a CDS encoding peptidylprolyl isomerase has protein sequence MAHQHFTRGLIALLATVLLAFPQSASAGLPQGNAVKDPAAILRDALPFEQDDIRTLQHRLERTSDDLRAKRWSALGKAVSRSEALLSTRQNAILEVIPEDRRSEAESLFSQVDIGLENLKQQVDSKDKPGFIKARRETLSRIGDVEALLVPDGFERPIPAEFDALPRLVGRATLTIKTTQGDLTTVVDGYNAPLTAGAFVDLSLKGFYDGLPFIRAEDFYVLQSGDPEGPALGYLDPKTNQERRVPLEIRVPEEADTIYNETFEDVGLFKATPTLPFATLGTLGWAHSANALDDGSSQFFMFLYEAELTPAGLNLVDGRNAAYGYVVDGFDVLEELTTDDRIQSIKVISGADGLKAHA, from the coding sequence TTGGCTCATCAGCATTTCACACGTGGTCTGATCGCCCTGCTCGCCACCGTTCTCCTGGCCTTTCCGCAGTCTGCGAGTGCCGGATTGCCTCAAGGCAACGCGGTGAAGGATCCTGCGGCGATCCTGAGAGACGCCCTACCCTTCGAACAGGACGACATCCGGACTCTTCAACACCGCCTCGAAAGAACCAGTGACGACCTGCGCGCCAAACGCTGGAGTGCTCTCGGCAAGGCGGTGAGCCGCAGTGAAGCACTGCTGAGCACACGACAAAACGCAATCCTGGAAGTCATACCGGAGGACCGACGATCCGAAGCAGAGTCCCTGTTCAGCCAGGTGGATATCGGGCTGGAGAACCTGAAGCAGCAGGTCGACAGCAAAGACAAGCCTGGCTTCATCAAGGCACGACGTGAAACCCTCAGCCGAATTGGCGATGTCGAAGCGCTGCTCGTACCCGATGGCTTTGAACGACCGATCCCGGCGGAATTTGATGCTCTGCCCCGGCTCGTTGGCCGAGCCACCCTCACGATCAAGACGACCCAAGGCGATCTCACGACAGTGGTCGATGGGTACAACGCACCACTGACCGCCGGAGCGTTCGTGGATCTATCCCTCAAGGGTTTCTATGACGGGCTTCCCTTCATTCGTGCCGAGGACTTCTACGTGTTGCAGAGCGGTGACCCTGAGGGTCCTGCACTGGGTTACCTCGATCCGAAGACCAACCAGGAACGCAGGGTTCCCCTTGAAATTCGCGTTCCCGAAGAAGCGGACACGATCTACAACGAAACCTTTGAAGACGTCGGTCTGTTCAAGGCGACGCCGACCCTGCCGTTCGCAACGCTGGGGACACTGGGCTGGGCCCATTCCGCCAATGCCCTCGACGACGGCTCCTCCCAGTTCTTCATGTTCCTCTATGAAGCTGAACTCACGCCTGCAGGACTCAATCTTGTGGATGGCCGCAACGCCGCCTATGGCTATGTGGTGGACGGCTTCGACGTGCTCGAGGAACTCACGACGGATGATCGAATCCAATCGATCAAGGTGATCAGCGGTGCGGACGGACTGAAAGCGCACGCATGA
- the grpE gene encoding nucleotide exchange factor GrpE, producing MSGEAPTPEQEQSVEQNEAATAPEAEATNNEAISDASSVSDATAADPSQRLQQLEQELQKLTQEHETLQSQYMRIAADFDNFRKRQSRDQDDLRQQLVCSTLSEILPVVDNFERARQQLNPEGEEAQALHRSYQGLYKQLVEVLKQQGVARMEVVGQDFDPTLHEAVLREESHDHREDVVIEELQRGYHLNGKVLRHAMVKVSMGPGPSTDGSDSVDADQPQAQEG from the coding sequence ATGAGTGGCGAAGCCCCCACCCCTGAGCAGGAGCAGAGCGTGGAACAGAACGAGGCTGCGACAGCTCCAGAGGCTGAGGCGACGAACAACGAGGCCATCAGTGATGCCTCGAGCGTCAGTGATGCCACGGCTGCGGATCCGAGTCAGCGGCTGCAGCAGCTTGAGCAGGAGCTGCAGAAACTGACCCAGGAACACGAGACCCTGCAGTCCCAGTACATGCGCATTGCTGCTGATTTCGACAATTTCCGCAAGCGACAGAGCCGGGATCAGGATGACCTGCGCCAGCAGCTGGTTTGCTCAACGCTCAGTGAAATCCTGCCGGTTGTCGACAATTTTGAAAGGGCTCGCCAGCAGCTGAATCCTGAGGGTGAAGAGGCTCAGGCCCTGCATCGCAGCTATCAGGGTCTGTACAAACAACTGGTGGAGGTTCTGAAGCAACAAGGGGTTGCTCGTATGGAGGTGGTCGGTCAGGACTTCGATCCCACCCTGCATGAAGCTGTTTTGCGGGAAGAGAGTCACGACCATCGCGAAGATGTGGTGATTGAAGAGCTGCAGCGGGGTTATCACCTCAACGGCAAGGTGCTGCGTCACGCCATGGTGAAAGTGTCGATGGGTCCTGGGCCGTCAACCGATGGATCCGATTCGGTGGATGCTGATCAGCCTCAGGCTCAGGAGGGTTGA